One window of Erwinia aphidicola genomic DNA carries:
- the lldD gene encoding FMN-dependent L-lactate dehydrogenase LldD has product MIISAGTDYRAAAKRILPPFLFHYIDGGAYAEHTLRRNVDDLANIALKQRVLNNMSELSLHTTLFNETLAMPVALAPVGLCGMYARRGEVQAAKAAAAKGIPFTLSTVSVCPIEEVAPAINRPMWFQLYVLKDRGFMRNALERAKAAGCSTLVFTVDMPTPGARYRDAHSGMSGQNAALRRYWQSVTHPQWAWDVGLNGKPHDLGNISTYLGKPTGLEDYIGWLANNFDPSISWSDLEWIREFWDGPMIIKGILDADDARDAVRFGADGIVVSNHGGRQLDGVLSTARALPAIADAVKGDITILADSGIRNGLDVVRMIALGADSVLLGRAYLYALATAGQAGVENLLTLIEKEMRVAMTLTGCKTIADISRESLVNRGLA; this is encoded by the coding sequence ATGATTATTTCAGCCGGCACCGACTACCGCGCCGCCGCAAAACGCATTCTGCCGCCGTTCCTGTTTCATTACATCGACGGGGGTGCCTACGCCGAACATACCCTGCGCCGCAACGTGGATGACCTGGCGAATATCGCCCTTAAGCAGCGCGTGCTGAACAACATGTCCGAGTTGAGTCTGCACACTACGCTGTTCAACGAAACTCTGGCGATGCCGGTGGCGCTGGCACCGGTCGGGCTGTGTGGCATGTACGCACGCCGTGGCGAAGTGCAGGCGGCGAAAGCGGCGGCGGCGAAAGGCATTCCATTTACCCTTTCCACCGTCTCGGTGTGCCCGATTGAAGAGGTGGCTCCGGCGATTAACCGCCCAATGTGGTTCCAGCTCTACGTGCTGAAAGATCGCGGCTTTATGCGCAACGCGCTGGAACGCGCTAAAGCCGCGGGCTGCTCGACGCTGGTGTTTACCGTGGATATGCCCACCCCGGGCGCGCGCTACCGCGATGCCCACTCCGGTATGAGTGGCCAGAACGCCGCGCTGCGCCGCTACTGGCAGTCGGTTACCCATCCACAGTGGGCGTGGGACGTTGGGCTGAACGGCAAACCGCACGATCTCGGCAATATCTCCACCTACCTCGGTAAACCGACCGGGCTGGAAGACTATATCGGCTGGCTGGCGAACAACTTCGACCCGTCGATCTCGTGGAGCGATCTGGAGTGGATCCGCGAGTTCTGGGACGGCCCGATGATCATCAAAGGCATCCTCGACGCTGATGATGCGCGCGATGCGGTGCGCTTCGGCGCCGACGGCATTGTGGTCTCTAACCACGGCGGTCGTCAGCTTGATGGGGTGCTGTCAACGGCGCGTGCGCTACCCGCCATTGCCGACGCGGTAAAAGGCGACATCACCATTCTGGCCGACAGCGGCATCCGCAACGGCCTGGATGTGGTGCGCATGATTGCGCTGGGTGCCGACAGCGTGCTGCTGGGCCGCGCTTATCTTTATGCGCTGGCGACCGCGGGTCAGGCGGGCGTGGAAAACCTGCTGACGCTGATTGAGAAAGAGATGCGCGTGGCGATGACGCTGACCGGCTGTAAAACCATTGCCGATATTTCGCGGGAATCGCTGGTGAACCGCGGCCTGGCATAA
- the relB gene encoding type II toxin-antitoxin system RelB family antitoxin → MTHKLSPIVSEFETQEQAESYDRWFRDKVETAINSKAPHSPHDEVIAGAKKMIKQVKARRKLA, encoded by the coding sequence ATGACCCACAAATTATCCCCTATCGTCTCGGAGTTTGAGACACAGGAGCAAGCGGAAAGCTATGACCGCTGGTTTCGCGATAAAGTCGAAACGGCCATCAACAGCAAGGCACCGCACTCCCCGCATGATGAAGTCATTGCCGGGGCAAAAAAAATGATTAAACAAGTGAAAGCAAGGAGAAAGCTGGCTTAA
- a CDS encoding type II toxin-antitoxin system RelE/ParE family toxin, with protein sequence MLPIKWTDEAKRDLYALIAFIAEENPYAAESLLQQLQESILPVAEHPYMFRAGRVPGTREIVAHPNYILIYKVLNDAILVLGVLHSRREYP encoded by the coding sequence ATGCTCCCCATCAAATGGACTGATGAAGCAAAGAGGGACCTCTACGCACTTATTGCTTTCATTGCTGAAGAAAACCCTTACGCAGCGGAATCGCTGCTCCAGCAATTGCAGGAGTCTATTCTGCCTGTCGCTGAGCATCCCTATATGTTTCGCGCGGGCAGGGTTCCCGGAACCCGAGAAATTGTGGCCCATCCCAATTACATCCTCATTTACAAGGTCCTTAATGATGCCATTCTGGTGCTGGGCGTGCTTCATTCGCGTCGTGAGTATCCGTAG
- a CDS encoding DUF1348 family protein, which yields MSALVPPFTRESAIQKVRLAEDGWNSRNPERVSRVYTPDSQWRNRAEFVSGREEIVCFLTRKWARELDYRLIKELWAFGDNRIAVRFAYEWHDDSGNWFRSFGNENWEFDKQGLMQQRFACINDLPISADDRKFFWPLGRRPDDHPGLSELGL from the coding sequence ATGTCAGCTCTTGTCCCTCCCTTTACCCGTGAAAGCGCCATCCAGAAAGTTCGCCTGGCGGAAGATGGCTGGAACAGCCGCAACCCTGAAAGAGTGTCGCGGGTCTACACCCCCGACAGCCAGTGGCGCAACCGCGCCGAGTTCGTCAGCGGGCGTGAGGAGATCGTCTGCTTCCTCACACGCAAATGGGCCAGGGAGTTGGACTACCGCTTGATCAAGGAGCTGTGGGCGTTTGGCGATAACCGCATCGCGGTGCGCTTTGCCTACGAATGGCATGACGATAGCGGCAACTGGTTCCGCTCCTTTGGTAATGAGAACTGGGAGTTTGATAAGCAGGGGCTGATGCAACAGCGCTTCGCCTGCATCAACGATCTGCCGATTAGCGCGGACGATCGCAAGTTCTTCTGGCCGCTCGGCCGCCGCCCGGACGATCACCCCGGCCTGTCTGAGCTGGGACTGTAA
- a CDS encoding TetR/AcrR family transcriptional regulator — MRSVYQREDVLPLVAGVFRELGYDGTSISRITEKTGLGKGSLYHFFPGGKEEMAAAVLAEVDSWFTLNIFTPLHEQAAASAIPAMWQAVESYFHSGQRICLLGAFALDETRDRFASTISRYFSRWIEALTAALIRNGQQAASARENAQDAVLGIQGAITLSRAMNDPALFTAALVRLSQRL, encoded by the coding sequence ATGCGCAGCGTATATCAACGCGAGGACGTGCTGCCGCTGGTGGCGGGCGTATTCCGCGAGCTGGGCTATGACGGCACCAGCATCAGCCGCATTACGGAAAAGACCGGGCTGGGAAAAGGCAGCCTGTATCACTTTTTTCCCGGCGGTAAAGAGGAGATGGCCGCCGCGGTGCTGGCCGAGGTCGACAGCTGGTTTACGCTGAATATCTTCACTCCGCTGCATGAGCAGGCAGCGGCCAGCGCCATCCCTGCCATGTGGCAGGCGGTGGAGAGCTATTTTCACTCCGGCCAGCGCATCTGCCTGCTGGGCGCATTTGCACTGGATGAGACGCGCGACCGCTTTGCCAGCACCATCAGCCGCTACTTCTCGCGCTGGATTGAGGCGCTGACTGCCGCGCTTATTCGCAACGGGCAGCAGGCCGCATCAGCGCGGGAGAACGCTCAGGACGCGGTGCTCGGTATCCAGGGGGCCATCACTCTGTCGCGTGCAATGAACGACCCCGCACTCTTTACTGCCGCGCTGGTGCGCCTCTCGCAGCGCCTGTAA